A region from the Streptomyces tsukubensis genome encodes:
- a CDS encoding ferredoxin, translating into MTVQHEAPSPEAAEALEVWIDQDLCTGDGICAQYAPDVFELDIDGLAYVKSADDELLQEPGATTPVPLPLLRDVVDSAKECPGDCIHVRRVSDSVEVYGPDAE; encoded by the coding sequence ATGACCGTGCAGCACGAGGCCCCGTCCCCCGAGGCCGCCGAGGCGCTGGAGGTCTGGATCGACCAGGACCTCTGCACCGGCGACGGGATCTGCGCCCAGTACGCCCCGGACGTCTTCGAGCTGGACATCGACGGGCTGGCGTATGTGAAGAGCGCCGACGACGAACTGCTCCAGGAGCCGGGGGCGACGACCCCGGTACCGCTGCCGCTGCTGCGGGACGTGGTGGATTCCGCCAAGGAGTGCCCGGGCGACTGCATTCATGTGCGCCGGGTTTCGGACAGCGTCGAGGTGTACGGCCCCGACGCGGAGTAA
- a CDS encoding tRNA (adenine-N1)-methyltransferase — translation MSEPTGAARRRGPFKVGDQVQLTDPKGRHYTFTLEAGKNFHTHKGSFPHDELIGAPEGSVVRTTGNVAYLALRPLLPDYVLSMPRGAAVVYPKDAGQILAFADIFAGARVVEAGVGSGSLSAFLLRAIGDQGMLHSYERRADFADIARQNVERYFGGEHPAWQLTVGDLQDNLSDTDVDRVVLDMLAPWECLEAVSKALVPGGILCCYVATTTQLARTVEALRDIGCFAEPQPWESMIRNWHVEGLAVRPDHRMIGHTGFLVTARRLADGVEPPMRRRRPAKGAYGEDYTGWGGKDTKDTKVSAAEDTTSDTD, via the coding sequence ATGTCCGAACCGACCGGTGCCGCCCGCCGTCGCGGGCCCTTCAAAGTCGGGGACCAGGTCCAGCTCACCGATCCCAAGGGACGCCACTACACCTTCACGCTCGAAGCCGGGAAGAACTTCCACACCCACAAGGGGTCCTTCCCGCACGACGAGCTGATCGGCGCCCCCGAGGGCAGTGTGGTCCGAACCACGGGAAACGTCGCCTATCTCGCGCTGCGCCCCCTGCTCCCCGACTACGTCCTGTCCATGCCCCGCGGTGCCGCCGTGGTCTACCCCAAGGACGCGGGGCAGATCCTGGCCTTCGCCGACATCTTCGCCGGCGCCCGCGTCGTCGAAGCGGGAGTGGGCTCGGGCTCGCTCAGCGCGTTCCTCCTGCGCGCCATCGGCGACCAGGGCATGCTGCACTCGTACGAGCGGCGGGCCGACTTCGCCGACATCGCCCGGCAGAACGTCGAACGCTACTTCGGCGGCGAGCACCCCGCCTGGCAGCTCACCGTCGGTGACCTCCAGGACAACCTCTCGGACACCGACGTCGACCGCGTCGTCCTCGACATGCTCGCCCCCTGGGAGTGCCTGGAGGCCGTCTCCAAGGCGCTCGTCCCGGGCGGCATCCTCTGCTGCTACGTCGCCACGACCACCCAGCTCGCCCGGACCGTCGAAGCCCTCCGGGACATCGGCTGCTTCGCGGAGCCGCAGCCCTGGGAGTCGATGATCCGCAACTGGCACGTCGAAGGACTTGCCGTCCGCCCCGACCACCGGATGATCGGCCACACCGGCTTCCTGGTCACCGCCCGCCGGCTCGCCGACGGAGTGGAACCGCCGATGCGCCGCCGCCGGCCCGCCAAGGGCGCCTACGGCGAGGACTACACCGGCTGGGGCGGCAAGGACACCAAAGACACCAAGGTCTCCGCCGCCGAGGACACCACGTCCGACACGGACTGA